One window from the genome of Tolypothrix sp. NIES-4075 encodes:
- a CDS encoding DUF2301 domain-containing membrane protein, with protein MTLTESPPSVYQGQFGEFTINQGDRTGVIIYRTALMVAALSFAIASALILLNNNPTTIQAITPLYTVFCLALGVSLLTIHIYLAPLHRLLQVFWLIGCISSFVFGHFDSQPFAVTVYTHPLTLFGVGFIFAALTGIFFKEAFCFNRLETKVLTFTVPILLLGHLVGVLPIQAEQVLLGIWAILFVVFALRKAVQEIPPDIGDKSVFAYLKSKSIKTA; from the coding sequence ATGACTCTAACAGAATCGCCACCATCCGTTTATCAAGGTCAGTTTGGCGAGTTTACAATTAATCAAGGCGATCGCACTGGCGTTATTATCTATCGCACTGCGTTAATGGTAGCCGCACTCAGCTTTGCGATCGCCAGCGCTTTGATTTTACTCAACAACAACCCAACTACCATCCAAGCAATTACACCTTTGTATACTGTCTTTTGTCTTGCTTTGGGTGTAAGTTTACTGACTATTCATATCTACTTAGCACCGCTGCACCGACTTTTACAAGTGTTCTGGCTGATTGGTTGCATTTCTTCATTTGTATTCGGACATTTTGACAGTCAACCGTTTGCTGTCACAGTTTACACTCACCCACTGACTTTATTCGGAGTGGGTTTCATCTTCGCGGCTTTAACAGGTATATTTTTCAAAGAAGCTTTTTGCTTCAACCGTCTGGAAACTAAGGTATTAACCTTTACAGTGCCGATACTGCTGCTGGGACATTTAGTTGGTGTGTTGCCAATTCAAGCAGAACAAGTTTTATTAGGAATCTGGGCAATTTTGTTTGTAGTATTCGCATTGCGGAAAGCTGTGCAAGAAATTCCTCCGGATATCGGGGATAAATCTGTGTTTGCTTATTTGAAAAGCAAGAGTATAAAAACAGCTTAA